The Chanodichthys erythropterus isolate Z2021 chromosome 12, ASM2448905v1, whole genome shotgun sequence genome contains a region encoding:
- the LOC137032521 gene encoding CD209 antigen-like yields MELEGIYKSADSETCSKGNERELDRDEDIDANKYQNLSQTEARAQNQRGLTGRSKCVVLSTVCFGLMCSLLVVAVIVLHIKLMEEREIHATLMLQTSSRYQTEKDQLQNSFSSLSQKKLELETRVKDLTAEKSQLQRHFDSLSQKKLELETRVSDLTAEKSQFQNSSNSLNQKKLELENELRKLSEQAIGCLVASNKEMSWSDSRKYCRDRGGDLVIIKSEKKQRCISSFIKEMVWIGLTDIQKEGNMTWVDNSPLKQGFWEKNEPNDAGGKEDCIELNPGKTVLNNWNDIPCSDKRKCVCEI; encoded by the exons ATGGAACTGGAGGGCATTTATAAAAGTGCTGACAGTGAGACCTGCAGCAAGGGCAATGAGAGGGAACTGGACAGAGATGAAGATATTGATGCTAATAAGTACCAAAATCTCAGCCAGACTGAGGCAAGAGCTCAAAACCAAA GAGGTTTAACAGGTCGAAGTAAGTGTGTTGTGTTGAGCACAGTATGCTTTGGCCTCATGTGTAGTCTCCTTGTGGTGGCTGTTATAGTACTGCATATCAAGCTCatggaagagagagagatacacGCTACACTCATGTTACAGACCAGTTCAAGATATCAAACTGAAAAGGACCAGTTACAGAACAGTTTCAGCTCTTTGAGTCAGAAGAAACTGGAGCTGGAGACCAGAGTCAAAGATCTCACTGCTGAGAAAAGCCAGTTACAGAGACATTTTGACTCTTTGAGTCAGAAGAAACTGGAGCTGGAGACCAGAGTCAGTGATCTCACTGCTGAGAAAAGCCAGTTCCAGAACAGTTCAAACTCTTTAAATCAGAAGAAACTAGAGTTAGAGAATGAACTAAGGAAGTTATCTGAGCAAG CAATTGGCTGTCTTGTTGCGTCCAATAAGGAGATGAGCTGGTCTGACAGCAGGAAGTACTGCAGGGATCGTGGTGGTGATCTGGTCATTATAAAGAGTGAAAAGAAGCAG AGGTGCATTTCTTCATTCATCAAAGAGATGGTGTGGATTGGTTTGACTGACATTCAGAAAGAAGGCAACATGACATGGGTGGATAATTCACCACTGAAACAAGG gttttgggaaaaaaatgagCCGAATGATGCAGGTGGAAAGGAAGACTGTATTGAACTGAATCCTGGAAAAACTGTCCTGAACAACTGGAATGACATCCCTTGCTCAGATAAGAGAAAATGCGTTTGCGAGATTTAG